From the Salarias fasciatus chromosome 5, fSalaFa1.1, whole genome shotgun sequence genome, the window AACATTGTTTTCTATAATGACCCCAATGTTCTTTGACAGAGCGAGGAAAGACCCTCCTTCAGAAGAAGCCCACCATGTATCCCGCCTGGAAGTCCACCTTCGATGCTCACATCTACGAGGGCCGAGTCCTGGAAGTGGTCCTCATGCAGCAGGAGGGCTCCAAAGAGTCTCTGGCCAAGGCCACAGTGGGCGTGTCTGTGCTGGCAGAGCGCTGCAAGAAGTCTAAAACTGCTGGACGTGCTGAGTTCTGGCTCGACATGATCCCCTCAGGGAGGGTGCAGATGGCTGTGCAGTTTTTCCTGGAGAACGAGGACTCGGGtaattcttttattaatttaaaaaaaaaaaaaaaaagcctctaaaAATTGTTTTCAAGATCCATAGTATTTTCACTGCTTTCACAGAACGAGCCTCCATGTGCAAATTTAAAGGCAGTTTTCAATGATTTATATTCAGCCCTCTTTTTATTTCAAGCTTAGTTTGTCTCGAACATGaaagagcagagacaacagcagctgaagtcacaggaaggctgcagctttcACACTGAGCTGTGTTATCTGTCGAGACGCTGTTGTTTTAAGTGAGCAATTAGAAAAACACGTTCACAGGGTGAAGCTTAAAACAGTGTTCCCtgaccgggaatcgaacccgggccgCGGCGGTGAGAGCGCCGaatcctaaccactagaccaccaGGGACTGGTGCTGTATGTGAAAGCTAATACCCCCCTGgccaatgccccccccccaccctgtcATTGTTGCACCATCTCAGGATTCCTCCCCCTCTGGGTGGGTtcatgctgccctctgctggctccGACGCCGCCCCATCACTTTGTTCTGCACCGTACAGCCATACATTTACACATTTATGGAGTTCAATGTTCTTTGAACCAGTTGCACTGTTACTATCTGTCCACACGATGCTGTCGAAGCTGAAACTGCACGCTGGTTTCATGTTATGCTGAACTCTGCAGCTCACTGCAGACGAGGCCTCGTAGCTGAACTGACTTCACCATTAACACTAAATCAATTTGTTAAAACATCATCGCAGATAAGCTGCTCTTAACAGCTTGGATTCAGTTTcaaattgatatttttattGGCTTTTAGACATCGTTTCAGTCTGAGTTTATCAGTGTGAAGCAGGGATTGGTAGCTCAGGGAGGGAAGCCGGCCCACTGCGTCGACACAAAGGGGTCCAGGGTGAGATTTACACATGGGTCTCTCTCTGATGGGAGTTTCTGTGTGGGAGGAACCCATCCGGGGTTTACCGTTCCGGATTGGAGAGGTGACATGCGATGGGGGGGCCATCATTACGAAAGAGCTCCATATTCCATCAGCTCCCTCCTACACGCTCCGCAGGTTTCCTGAAAAGCAGCCCAGGGTATTTTTAGGCATGTGTGAACAGCCCTTATAATGCTAtcggtctgtctgtctctctctcactcccacTTTCTTGGCTGGGCTCACCGATGCGCTGTCCAAACATGAACATCTGCCAGGAGAATGGCAGATAGGAAATGAGTTTATCTCCCTCACCTCATCACTCTTGTCAGTTTCTCATGTCGATTAGTTGTAAAGCTTCAGCCTTTTTTAATTGTGTGTAATCAGCCCCGTCACTCACATccctttcagtgtttctccgCTGTGTTTGCCTCTCTCACGCCTCCTATTGCTGACCTGACCCAAACCTGTATCACTTTGCTTTTCCAGGAGGGTTGggtctgaaccccccccccccccccccccccccactgaatTGTTTTAGTATGcaatacacacaaatgcaggaTCTACTTTTACTCTAACATCATTTAACGATCTTTGCAATATTTTTATGAAGGATTATATAATTGAAAATACTTCATGAGGCTTAAAAAGACTCAGCATGCCTCACGTCACTTTGATTTATGTCgtcaaatcaatttaaagtcAATTTGGGTTTCTAGCGCAGTCTGTATGTTTGAGTGAAAATGCTATAATTTGATTTGCACATTGATTTCTTTGAAACCGCCAGTGAAGGCCCCGCCTCCAGAAGGAGTCCTGACCATCAACAGGCGGAGAGGCGCCTTCAAGCAGCCCAGGGTTCACTGCATCAAGCACCACGAGTTCATCGCCGTCTTCTTCCACCAGCCCACCTTCTGCTCCGTGTGCAGGGAGTTCGTCTGGTGAGACGCCGTCGCCCGGCCTTCGCAGCACGACGACTGTCACTGCAACACTTTCAAAATTGCTGTTTGGTCATGACTTACCCAGAAGCCGCTAATTTGCCTGTCggcttgtttttccacattatcATTACGGCATTGTGTTTCCATTAATATGCCGCTGGCAAGGCTTTGATAAATCCACGCTATTTGTGCCATCAGCCCCTTATAAGTGCTTTGGGTGCcaaatgagacaaaaacatCAGGAGGAAAAGTCCGTCCCACCAGCTGTGTTTACCAAACAATCAATTCGTGGTTGTGGTTCAGTGAATGGAGCCGTTCAGAGGGGCCGAATAGGTGGGCGAGGTCGGGGAAAGAAGAGACAACTGCAGAAGTGCTGTTGTGCGAATGAGTCACTGTCGAGGGAAATCCCACAAGGCCGCCGTGTTGTGTTCCAGCTGTATCAGCAGCGCTAATCTGCCATCCAGGCGGCTGCGCTATCTCCCCAAACTACTGTCTTATCAGTCCCGTGTGACGCTGGCCAGAGGAAATCTGAGGTTTGCTTTAGTTTGCGCCACTGTGTTTTACACCCTGTAGCCACTTGTCATCGGAGCGTTTTTTTGTACGTTATCCGTTTCGGTCTTACAATGTGAGATTTGGAGGATAGCTGAAGGAATTTGTTCCTCAGATTTAAGCGTTGCCACATAGTGGTCAAAGTATAGATCACACTTTTACAGTTTAAAGATGCGTCATTAGAATTTAAATAGTTTCTTGCGTGATTGAGGTGACAGAAGGGAGCCATTGTCGTACTGTTTATCCGTATTTCTGAGTTTACTTTTTTAGATAATAATCACCAATAGCTTAATTTTCCATTGCATGCTGGATAAACAAGACCTGACAGGCTGAAGTTAGCCACACAGCACGATGCATAGACATCAAGTGACTAACTTCGTAACAGTTGGTTTATATCTCAGCTCATTTAAATGAAGTGATAAAAATGTTGATTCAGTAACCGCACTGCATTTGGTGAATATTCAGTCTGACCTTCTGTCTCCTGCAGGGGCCTGAACAAGCAAGGTTACAAGTGCAAACGTGAGTCTTTCATCTGCTTCTCTTGATAGTTTTAATCCAACTTAATCCTGGTATCACTGCTAACAtgacatttgattttttttttttttttccccctaccaGAATGCAATGCAGCAATCCACAAAAAATGCATCGACAAAATCATCGGCAAATGCACCGGAACAGCTGCCAACAGCCGTGACACCATGGTGAGTGAACCCGCTCCAGCATTAATGCAAGAGTTCAGCTCGCGTCCGGCTTCACGCTGGCAGTAAAGGGAATCTTACTTTTTACCGTTAGCGACGCTGATTTCATGTCCTTTGTTTCCCCGTCAGGAGCTCAATAATGACTTTATATTATCTGGTTGCTCCCTGctgtatttgatgaattgtgCACTGAGGTGTTCATTCATCATTAAATTACCCAATATTTTCAGGTCATGGCTCTTTATTCTCCTGCTCAAAGAAACGCTGATCCAAAACGATAGACCCAGGCCAAAGTTTTTAAACAGCATCAGTAATGAATTCTCTGTTCAAATCATTCGAGGCACAATCACAGCTACTGACGTTTGCCGGCCACGGAGAAGCATCTAACATTCGCTCAGGCCCACACGCGTCGCTTTCAATCATGCATTccagatttttgattttttttctttctttacatcCTTCACTTTTCAGTTCCAGAAAGAGCGTTTCAAGATTGACATGCCGCATCGCTTCAAGACCTACAACTACCGGGGCCCCACGTTCTGCGACCACTGCGGCAGCCTGCTGTGGGGCCTCTACAAGCAGGGCCTCAAATGTGAAGGTGAGGCTGACGAGTCTGAGTTTCACTTTACCTGCGTCAAATATTCCATCTGCTGCTCGCGCCTCTAACActtctcttgctctctctccctctctctttcaatgCATCTCCACATTTTTCCACATGGCTGACCAGACTGTGGCATGAACGTACACAGTTACTGTCAAACTAAAGTGGCCAATCTGTGTGGGATCAACCAGAGGCTGCTGGCGGAGGCTCTGCATCAAGTCTCAATTGTTTGTATAGTCCCAAAATATTTTCTTGCatttaaaggaaagaaaaagcaaactTGTCATTATGAATGGAAAATGGAattcaatacattttttttgttggctAGAAATCCAAGAAGAACGATGACTCCATGGGAGCAGATGTTGGAATCTACCAAGATGTCAGAAATCCTACAACAGACCCTCGGGGTGAGATATTGTAGCACTGACTTGTATTACTGAGCTGTTCTTTTTCTGTCAAGTGGATTTTATTGTATCTCATTCATCACCTAAATGTTGTATCCCTCGCTGCATTGATTTGCATGTATATTTTGtatgatttgcattttcattgacTCAAAATGTGCAAACGTGTACCTACAGCACAGGACAATGGCAAGGCTGTGTTACCGACCCCCATGACCCAGATCGCGATCCCGAGCATGCCTCCCAGGGTGCACCTCACCCTCGACCACCTGGTGTGGATAAAGGTGCTCGGAAAAGGCAGCTTTGGAAAGGTATGGCCTTTGATCCAATTCCAGTATGAAATGGAAGGCAGTGTACACTCATCAaagtgttacacacacacacacacacacacacacacacacacacacacacacacacacacacacacacacacacacacacacatattaaaaaagaaaaaaaatctaattttactGTTGTCCAAAGATGAAGGTTTTGTGGATGAACTTGACTGAATGTGAACTTGGAAATAGTAAAATATGAAAGAATCTGTTATCATAAGTCTATATCTTTACCTGTTATCGGGGTTGTGCAGCTTTCACGATCAAAAGAGCTCTTCCACCTAATGGAGTTTGTATCGAGCCTCAACACATTTCTGACCTTAAAAAAATGATGGATAACTCTGATGATCATATACTAAAGCTGTAGTTTATGTAGTATTAATGGAATTAAAATACCACAAATCAAACCCAGCAGCGATTTGTGCAGCTgtcacagcaaataaaacaccAAACAAAATGCACTTCCTCGTGTCGGTCTGCTGAGATTTAACTGCAGCACTGAACTGCACAGGCATTTTTGAGTCCTCCAGACATGGGAAAATGATACaaagaatgtttttgttttaattgccACATGctaagaaaacactgttttgccTCATTTAATGAAAGCCTTTTTTCCtcataaatgtttctttttgatGTGAGATTTATCTCGAGGTACCATACCGAGGTCTGACTCACCTTCAGAGAAAGATGATGACAGAAGGATGTGACGCACATTCCGCCCAACAGCGTATTCTTTAATTTAAGAGCATTTGTCACCTCCAATCACAAAATAATAATCCCTCTGAAAGAGTGGCTGCTATGATcctaaattaaatgtaaataaaaaaaaaaaaaacagtttgtttacTTGTCATTTCGTGAGCGTTACGAGgagcctggagagagagaggggggcaAAAAGCAGCGTGTTGCTCGAGTTTTATTCAAATCAATCAATactcaaaacaaaggaaaggaGACGTTTGAAACCACAGAATCTGAACACAAATAGATTCTGGCTCTCAAAGGCACACGTGTGTAATTTTCTGTTATTCGCTCAGGAGCTGGAGTTAACCTAGATACCTGGCCTGATCAATACACCCAGCCCTCTGCCTTTGAATTGACCTCCCTCACACTGCCGTAGCAGCCACTCAGAGATTCTACTTGTTCATCTTTCACGACGGAGGAAAATCAGTATTTGGTTAAAGTGTGCAGTTATTTGAGGGAAGCAGAAGTCGAGTGTCTGAAACAGACTCTGAGAAGCTGCTGTGAACGCTCCGATAACGTAATCCTGACTCTCACAGGTGCTGCTGGCCGAGCTGAAGGGAAAGGGTCAGTACTTCGCCGTGAAGGCCCTTAAGAAGGACGTGGTTCTCATGGACGACGACGTGGAGTGCACCATGGTGGAGAAGAGAGTCCTGGCCCTCGCCTGGGAGAACCCCTTCCTCACTCACCTCTACGCCACGTTGCAGTCTAAAGTAAAGAGCGCGCACGCTGAACATCTGCTGTCATGAAGCGTGCTTTGAgagggaggctgcagcagcaggagataCTCACTCCCAGCCTGATTTATCTCAGCGCAGCCTGCTTgacaccacagacacacacacacacagccttcatGTCTcaattgttttgttgtttgcacAGGAGCACCTCTTCTTTGTGATGGAGTACTTGAATGGAGGCGACTTGATGTTTCACATCCAAGACAAAGGCCGCTTCAACACCGCCAGAGCGACGTGAGCGCACACGGATAAACGGCGTTAACATTGGTTATCGCTCACTAGACGTCTTCTGTATTTACTTCCAGTATGGCAGCACTGTTTTTAACAGTTGTTTTCTTAACGCTTAGGTTCTATGCAGCCGAGATCATCGTGGGACTGCAGTTCCTCCACTCAAAAGGAATAATCTACAGGTGCGGCCCAGCAGTCCGACTGCGGTCTGTTTAACTGCCACAGAGGAAACCAGGGGAACGCTTGCTTTTTACCGTCTGGTCGCTTCCATTGTGTCCCTGTGTCTCTCCACAGAGACCTGAAGCTGGATAACGTGATGCTGGACAAAGACGGACACATAAAGATCGCAGACTTTGGCATGTGCAGGGAGAATGTGTTTGGAGAGAGCAAGGCGACCACCTTCTGCGGCACGCCGGACTATATCGCGCCAGAGGTTTGTCTCGGAGCCCGTTTGAGATCACATTTTGAGGCTTCGTCATCAAATTCCTCTTAAAACTGCCCCCTACTGGCTGTGGAGAGGTGCTGCAGCATGTACAGCCTCTCATACTTTTCCCCCTCATGAGCCcgttggtttgtgttttttcttagATCCTGCTGGGGCTGAAGTACACGTTCTCAGTGGACTGGTGGTCGTTTGGCGTGCTGGTGTACGAGATGCTGATCGGTCAGTCGCCCTTCCAAGGCGACGATGAGGAAGAGCTGTTTGAAGCCATCCGGACGGAGTTCCCTCATTACCCGCGGTGGATCTCGAAGGAGGCCAAGAGCTTGCTTGAGCAGGTCGATATTTGAATTTACTCCTGATACACACCATGGTATTCATACCAACAGTATTATGGGTCCGTTTGAGCTGCTTCTGTCAATAAATGAATCGTCTTCCGTCGTCATTTTAGCTGTTTGAGCGAGACCCCTGCCGCAGACTGGGTGTGATTGGTAAGATCCGTGAGCACCCGTTCTTCAAATCCATCAACTGGACGgccctggagaggagagaggtggAGCCTCCTTTCAGGCCCAAAGTGGTACGAGCGTGTCGTTTTCTCGCTACAAATGGTGTAACTCATAATGTGCCTCTAATCCCTGACCGGCCCGTCCACAGAAATCTGCCAGTGACTACAGCAACTTCGACAGAGAGTTCCTGAGCGAGAAGCCACGTCTGTCCCACGGTGACAAAAACCTCATCGAGTCCATGGACCAGAACGCCTTCGCCGGCTTTTCCTTCGTCAACCCGAAACTGATGACCCTGATAAGAAAATGAAAGCTCCGACCGAATGTGTGAGAAACAGGGTTTCATGTTGACACGAGGAAAACAgactcctcccacacacactcccttcaCGCCCTGTGATCAACAGGGATTGGCCTGGACttttccacttcctcctccagagggtaaaatgtaataaaactgTCTTCTGAACCAGTATCCAAAAGCATATGAATCTCCTGGAAGGAAAGGGAGACTCTTCCGTGAGCAGTGTTCATGTAACCAACGCTGGAGGGATCGTTCATGATATATTTATTCTTTTGGtaaatttctgtcatttccccATGTGATCAAAACTTCAAATCATTCGCTGTACTGTAGGATCAAAATTGAAATCATAAGCATGAAAGGCTTATCTCGTTATCCAAGCACGAGGCATTGCACTGCGCTTCGGCCGCCCGTACGTCTCCCTGCAGATCTCATCTGCTGTGTGGTACGACACGCTCCGACGCCGCCGCTGTAGCCGGGATCGCTGTCTGCTGGTGAACGACTCCTCAGCCGGCCGAGGCGTCGTCCAGAGAAACGTTTGAAATAACCGAGTGGCTATAAACGCTTCTGATTTTAAGTATTCATGTTCTGGATTATTGTATCTGACCTCCTGGCTGCCTGTGCCGTCTTGACAAACCCCTGGCTGCATTCCTCAGAGATAATCTTTTAAATTTAGCACGGGTTCACGTCGTCTCTTTCGTCTCCTCCACGCTGCTGGTGTCAAATGTCATTCTGAACATGAAAGCAAAGCGCGGTACAAACAATCATTCCACTTGTAATATGAATTTTCTGTAAGGAGCTGTGGCAGCGGCGTGGTATTTAACCCGTACCTGTATACGTTTTGaaggatttgtcttttttttttgactgccAGTGGGGCATTTTGCTGTAAAAACAGATCTTTAGTTTGTCTTATTTTACTTGAATGTAGGAAATTTAACGTGAAAATAATAGTACTGTATAAATGAAATTATTATGTCCGTTATGAGCTGTCTGAGTTATGGgtgtacttttttttactttcatctTTTACATTTGATTCTCAATAAATATATTGTGAAAATAAGGTATGCCAGCTGTCATTCACTTTATCATTTCAGCCACATTTGTTGTGTCTTGATGTTAAATTCACTCAGGAAGAAAATTGCAGGTTTAGAAACCGATGTTTCTGTCATCCAGACCACGTTGTGgcctttttgttgttgctttcaCAAAATGACAAGTAAATCTTATCGTGCACTTCGAGGAGAGAAATGTCAAAAcgtaaagaaaacatttctctcagtgttttgtttcctgaAACTTGCAGCTACAAAAGCTCATGGTtaaggttgtgttttcaggcgAAAACCCTCGGCGAGCTCACTGTGGATCaattaaaaaatggaaaagtccaCAAGGAAAACACTCATTTGGTTTTATTGCCAACTATGGTGGTTCTCCTTTAGGCTGCATTTCTGGAGAAGATTTAAGAAGCAACAAAAAAGGGTCAAAGAGAAAGACAGCTGCACCACATTTCTAAAATACACTGAGCTACAATTCTGCATTGTTGTAAAAATTAGAATGAAATTCCAAATATctctgttgttagccaactgcTCCTCAAATTGCTCTCTTGTACGTCAAGTAAccttatttattttactttttactaATTTCAATTCAGCAGATTTAgatctttttcagtttttggatTTGGTTTCATTgggattgtttgttttgttttaaaatgggaaaaaaaaatgggatgACCTGGAGAAGACTCGCTCACAGTGAGAAAGACATAGGTTCAAGTTTGAGCCCTTCCTTTGTGGTCcaggaaaatgtatttatacagCACCAATCATACACTTAACAATTCAGTACCTCaccagaaaataaattaaaacaaggCGATTAAGAGTCTTAATCTTAAATGATTATGAAATgcctcaacaaaaaaaacttactgaaataagaataaataagGTTTAAAAAATTAAGATAAAGGTAATAAAATGAGTTGAAATCTATTCTTTATTGGAAAGTCAGTTTGCTCATATGTGTAATGTGCGCTTGTTGATGTATGGTTGTCTTTGATGGACTGACACTCTGTTCACTGTGGCTTCTCTTGCttcactgccccctggtggtcaggtGCTGGAACTGCATGTACATTAGGCTAAAGTGGACGAAGCGTCCCTGCGGTGCGCCGCACGCCTCCGCGAGCTGTCCCCCGTGCCCGTGCTGTCCTCCTGATGCGGGGTGCACGCTCCAAATTAACCCCAAacatcagcaaaaaaataaaaaataaaaataaaaaaatcaaacaaaacacagtttttactGTTGGTGAACctttatgcacacacactggagatcAGTGCAGCATTAAAGTTGcaggccattttttttttttgggagaaagaCTCAGCACAGTTGGAAAATTCTGTGACACGagcaaataaaatagaaataaaacacgCAGCACATGCGTGCTTTAATAATGCGTCTATTAATCAAAGCATTTTTAATCGGAATCTGTTTAGAGAATGACGTCTGAAGACGCGTTAAAAATAAGCGCATGATCTttttgatattattattattctcgGCTCTACGATTGTTTCCACTGCTCATACAAGATCCGATCGCTTTCTGTGGATCCAACATTTATTGCTTTGTTTCCGCATGAACGCGTGCAAAAACGTGTATAGcgctccttttttcttttgttataaTATGAATccggaaaaaaaagaggcttggTCTATTGTGGGGGATTAtctgaggcagcagcagccttttCTGTGGTCCAAGTGAgcaacaaaatgtgtttgagaCAATTCGGCAGGGCTCTGCAGGTTCCCACAGAGGCTTTTCCAAACCAGACATGCACTTATTCTTCGTTTGCAAAGCAAATCAGATGGACTTTGA encodes:
- the LOC115388234 gene encoding protein kinase C delta type-like; translated protein: MAPFLRISINAHEMGALSPLSDPPICAVKMKESVNTERGKTLLQKKPTMYPAWKSTFDAHIYEGRVLEVVLMQQEGSKESLAKATVGVSVLAERCKKSKTAGRAEFWLDMIPSGRVQMAVQFFLENEDSVKAPPPEGVLTINRRRGAFKQPRVHCIKHHEFIAVFFHQPTFCSVCREFVWGLNKQGYKCKQCNAAIHKKCIDKIIGKCTGTAANSRDTMFQKERFKIDMPHRFKTYNYRGPTFCDHCGSLLWGLYKQGLKCEDCGMNVHSYCQTKVANLCGINQRLLAEALHQVSIKSKKNDDSMGADVGIYQDVRNPTTDPRAQDNGKAVLPTPMTQIAIPSMPPRVHLTLDHLVWIKVLGKGSFGKVLLAELKGKGQYFAVKALKKDVVLMDDDVECTMVEKRVLALAWENPFLTHLYATLQSKEHLFFVMEYLNGGDLMFHIQDKGRFNTARATFYAAEIIVGLQFLHSKGIIYRDLKLDNVMLDKDGHIKIADFGMCRENVFGESKATTFCGTPDYIAPEILLGLKYTFSVDWWSFGVLVYEMLIGQSPFQGDDEEELFEAIRTEFPHYPRWISKEAKSLLEQLFERDPCRRLGVIGKIREHPFFKSINWTALERREVEPPFRPKVKSASDYSNFDREFLSEKPRLSHGDKNLIESMDQNAFAGFSFVNPKLMTLIRK